In one window of Palaemon carinicauda isolate YSFRI2023 chromosome 2, ASM3689809v2, whole genome shotgun sequence DNA:
- the LOC137620055 gene encoding uncharacterized protein: MQLDFNHPRKAGYRNGYSTTDYIHVINLLIEESTENDKPLCMTFINYVTAFDSVKTSAVRKSFQRQRIGESYVRTFEYIYKGNTETIKLHKDSDKFRLRKFTWETPTLLNYSQNAHKKFQDLDWKMQELTLMGNTLTT, from the coding sequence atgcagctagactttaatcatccaAGAAAGGCAGGTTATAGaaacgggtattcaacaactgactatatccatgtaattaacttgcTTATAGAAGAATCAACAgagaatgacaaaccactatgtatgacatttataaactatgtgacagcttttgattctgtcaaaacatcagcagtaaggaAATCCTTTCAAAGGCAAAGAATAGgtgaatcttatgtcagaacatttgaatatatctataaagGTAACACAGAAactataaaactacataaagatagtgataaaTTCCGGTTGAGAAAGTTCACCTGGGAGACCccaactctcctaaattattcacagaacgCCCACAAGAAGTTTCAAGACTTAGACtggaaaatgcaggaattaacattaatgggaaataccttaacaacttaa